From Thalassococcus sp. S3, one genomic window encodes:
- a CDS encoding rod shape-determining protein MreD, with protein sequence MDNLSSSRVWVMRAAYLGLALLIIFFQLLPLSTLPPFWAWPDLLLAITFAWAMRRPDYVPALSIAGVMLLSDLILMRPPGLMAALVVFGAAQLKNRTGGLRDASFVGEWVAAGMMMVLVVILNRVILATLIVDQAPLGLTLIQLIMTIAAYPAVVLLSHVLLGVRKLSPNSEDALGARA encoded by the coding sequence ATGGATAATCTGTCCTCTTCCCGTGTCTGGGTTATGCGCGCCGCCTATCTGGGTCTGGCGCTCCTGATCATTTTCTTCCAGCTTCTGCCGCTCAGCACGCTTCCCCCTTTTTGGGCCTGGCCGGACCTGCTTCTTGCCATCACCTTCGCCTGGGCCATGCGGCGCCCCGATTATGTGCCTGCTCTCAGTATCGCGGGCGTGATGCTGTTATCTGATCTCATTCTGATGCGCCCGCCTGGTCTGATGGCCGCGCTGGTGGTGTTTGGCGCGGCGCAACTGAAAAACCGCACCGGTGGTTTGCGTGACGCAAGCTTTGTCGGTGAATGGGTGGCCGCGGGAATGATGATGGTCCTTGTTGTGATCCTGAACCGGGTGATCCTTGCAACGCTGATCGTTGATCAGGCGCCGCTGGGGCTGACACTGATCCAGCTGATCATGACAATCGCCGCTTACCCGGCGGTGGTGTTGTTGTCACATGTGCTGCTGGGCGTTCGCAAGCTTTCCCCCAACTCCGAAGATGCGCTGGGAGCCAGAGCATGA
- the mreC gene encoding rod shape-determining protein MreC, with amino-acid sequence MARDRSQREDYATPLRRLLLGVIILCLLAIFIVWRIDSPRVERFRAQVTDAVVPNLDWAMAPVTGTINLFRDFQSYRRLAEQNRELRSELRQMQAWKEAALQLEQENARLLDLNNVRLDPRLTFITGVVMADSGSPFRQSVLLNVGARDGIVDGWAAMDGIGVVGRISGVGQNTARVILLTDASSAIPVTVQPSGQTALVAGDNTAAPLLDFLENRDLVRPGDRVISSGDGGVFPAGLLVGQVAADPNGRLRVRLSADFERLEFLRVLRHYGTETVEDPGGLVTPLGAVRLLTPEDGDG; translated from the coding sequence ATGGCCAGAGATCGTTCACAGCGTGAGGACTATGCCACCCCCCTGCGGCGTCTGCTGCTGGGGGTCATTATCCTTTGCCTTCTCGCCATCTTCATCGTCTGGCGCATCGACAGCCCACGGGTCGAACGTTTTCGCGCGCAGGTAACGGATGCCGTCGTGCCCAACCTGGATTGGGCGATGGCGCCTGTCACGGGCACGATCAATCTCTTCCGGGATTTCCAGTCATATCGCCGCCTGGCCGAACAGAACCGCGAATTGCGAAGTGAGCTGCGGCAGATGCAGGCCTGGAAGGAGGCTGCGCTGCAGCTGGAACAGGAGAATGCCCGGCTGCTCGATCTCAACAATGTTCGCCTGGACCCGCGCCTGACCTTCATCACCGGTGTGGTGATGGCCGACAGCGGCTCTCCGTTCCGGCAATCGGTGCTTTTGAATGTCGGCGCGCGGGACGGCATCGTCGACGGTTGGGCCGCCATGGACGGGATCGGCGTTGTCGGTCGTATCTCGGGCGTGGGACAAAACACGGCCCGTGTGATCCTGTTGACCGACGCGTCCTCCGCGATCCCGGTCACGGTTCAGCCATCGGGGCAGACCGCGCTGGTGGCTGGTGACAACACTGCGGCCCCTCTTCTGGATTTTCTCGAGAACCGTGATCTCGTCCGCCCGGGCGACCGGGTCATCAGTTCGGGCGATGGCGGCGTGTTTCCGGCCGGATTGCTTGTCGGTCAGGTCGCTGCCGATCCGAACGGACGTCTGCGCGTGCGCCTGTCCGCGGATTTCGAACGCCTCGAATTTCTCAGAGTGCTTCGGCATTACGGAACCGAGACGGTCGAGGATCCCGGCGGGTTGGTCACACCTTTGGGAGCGGTCCGGCTGCTGACACCGGAGGACGGCGATGGATAA
- a CDS encoding rod shape-determining protein — protein MSFLDNLGGLFTSDMAIDLGTANTLVYVKGRGVILSEPSVVAYHVKDGVKKVLAVGEDAKLMLGRTPGSIEAIRPMREGVIADFDTAEEMIKHFIRKVHKRSTFSKPKIIVCVPHGATPVEKRAIRQSVLSAGARRAGLIAEPIAAAIGAGMPITDPTGNMVVDIGGGTTEVAVLSLGDIVYARSVRVGGDRMDEAIISYLRRQQNLLVGESTAERIKTSIGTARMPDDGRGSSMQIRGRDLLNGVPKEIEVSQAQVAEALAEPVQQICEAVMTALETTPPDLAADIVDRGVMLTGGGALLGDLDLALREQTGLAVSIADESLNCVALGTGKALEYEKQLRHAIDYDS, from the coding sequence ATGTCGTTTCTTGATAATCTCGGTGGGCTGTTCACGTCAGACATGGCCATCGACCTCGGCACCGCGAACACGCTGGTCTACGTCAAAGGGCGTGGCGTGATCCTGTCGGAACCGTCGGTCGTGGCCTACCACGTCAAGGACGGGGTCAAGAAGGTGCTGGCTGTTGGCGAAGATGCCAAGCTGATGCTGGGACGCACGCCCGGATCTATCGAGGCGATCCGGCCCATGCGCGAGGGGGTGATCGCCGATTTCGACACCGCCGAAGAGATGATCAAGCACTTCATCCGTAAGGTCCACAAACGCTCGACCTTCTCCAAGCCCAAGATCATCGTTTGCGTCCCCCATGGCGCGACACCGGTTGAAAAGCGCGCGATCCGCCAATCCGTTCTCAGCGCGGGCGCTCGCCGTGCCGGGCTGATCGCCGAGCCGATTGCCGCCGCCATCGGCGCCGGCATGCCCATCACCGACCCCACCGGGAACATGGTCGTCGATATCGGCGGCGGCACGACCGAAGTGGCGGTGCTGTCGCTGGGCGACATCGTCTATGCCCGTTCGGTTCGTGTCGGGGGAGACCGGATGGACGAGGCGATCATCTCTTATCTGCGCCGTCAGCAGAACCTTCTGGTAGGCGAAAGCACAGCTGAGCGGATCAAGACCTCCATCGGCACCGCGCGGATGCCCGATGACGGGCGCGGCAGTTCCATGCAGATCCGGGGACGTGACCTTCTCAACGGCGTGCCCAAGGAAATCGAGGTCAGCCAGGCCCAGGTGGCCGAGGCTCTGGCCGAACCCGTCCAGCAGATCTGCGAAGCGGTGATGACAGCACTTGAAACCACCCCGCCGGATCTTGCCGCGGATATCGTCGACCGGGGCGTCATGCTGACCGGAGGTGGCGCGCTGCTGGGTGATCTGGATTTGGCCCTGCGGGAACAAACCGGTCTGGCCGTATCGATTGCGGATGAAAGCCTCAATTGCGTGGCCCTCGGTACCGGCAAGGCGCTGGAATACGAGAAACAGTTGCGCCACGCGATTGACTACGACAGCTAA
- the pobA gene encoding 4-hydroxybenzoate 3-monooxygenase: protein MKTQVGIIGGGPSGLLLSQLLHRKGIDTIVLERQSRDYVLSRIRAGVLERGFARLLHEAGVGDRMEQEGEAHTGFYLAQDDALLHVDLKKHSGTNVIVYGQTEVTRDLYAARDAMGGTVIHNAADVTPHDLQSDAPSLTYRIGDDTHRIGCDFVIGCDGFHGVSRKSIPADKMRLFERVYPFGWLGVLSRTPPVSDELIYARHDRGFALCSMRNRNLSRYYIQVALDEKVEDWSDDRFWAELKRRLPRAVADALVTGASIEKSIAPLRSFVAEPMRWGRLFLAGDAAHIVPPTGAKGLNSAGADIHYLYHALTRYYETGQMDGLDRYSETALARNWKTQRFSWWMTSLLHTFPEQGAFGQRIQQSDLAYLFSSEAALTSLAENYVGLPY, encoded by the coding sequence ATGAAAACTCAGGTCGGCATTATCGGCGGCGGCCCGTCAGGGCTCCTGCTTTCGCAGCTTCTGCATCGCAAGGGCATCGACACCATCGTGCTCGAACGTCAAAGCCGGGATTACGTACTCTCTCGCATCCGCGCAGGCGTTCTTGAGCGGGGATTTGCGCGCCTTCTGCACGAGGCGGGCGTGGGTGACCGGATGGAGCAAGAGGGCGAGGCGCATACCGGGTTCTACCTGGCCCAAGATGACGCGCTCTTACATGTCGATCTGAAAAAACACAGCGGAACCAATGTGATCGTTTACGGCCAGACCGAGGTGACCCGGGATCTCTACGCCGCGCGCGATGCGATGGGCGGGACGGTGATCCACAATGCCGCTGACGTGACCCCGCATGATCTGCAATCCGACGCGCCTTCGCTGACCTACCGGATCGGCGACGACACGCACCGGATCGGCTGTGATTTCGTGATTGGCTGCGATGGGTTTCACGGCGTCAGCCGCAAATCCATCCCCGCAGACAAGATGCGTCTTTTCGAACGGGTCTATCCTTTCGGCTGGCTTGGCGTTCTCTCCCGCACGCCGCCCGTCTCCGACGAATTGATCTATGCCCGCCACGACCGCGGCTTTGCCCTCTGTTCCATGCGCAACCGCAATCTCAGCCGGTACTACATTCAGGTCGCGCTCGACGAAAAGGTAGAAGATTGGTCCGATGACCGTTTCTGGGCCGAGCTGAAACGCCGCCTTCCCCGCGCGGTCGCGGACGCGCTGGTGACCGGCGCCTCCATCGAGAAATCCATCGCTCCGCTGCGCTCTTTCGTGGCCGAGCCGATGCGCTGGGGCCGGCTCTTTCTGGCAGGTGACGCCGCGCATATCGTACCACCCACAGGCGCCAAGGGCCTTAACAGCGCGGGCGCGGATATCCATTACCTCTACCACGCACTCACCCGGTATTATGAGACCGGCCAGATGGACGGGCTGGATCGCTATTCCGAAACCGCCCTGGCGCGAAACTGGAAAACCCAGCGGTTTTCATGGTGGATGACCAGCCTGCTTCACACCTTCCCCGAGCAGGGCGCATTCGGTCAGCGGATCCAGCAATCCGACCTTGCCTATCTCTTCAGTTCAGAAGCTGCGCTGACCTCTCTGGCGGAAAACTACGTCGGGCTGCCCTACTAA